Proteins encoded in a region of the Isoalcanivorax pacificus W11-5 genome:
- a CDS encoding nitrate reductase has product MTAIPVLGAQRDTTCPYCGVGCGVSMHREEDGWRATGLAQHPANFGRLCVKGSALGETLGLQERLLSPEIDGCRVDWDRALDTVAARLREAMQTHGPESVAFYVSGQLLTEDYYVANKLMKGFIGAANIDTNSRLCMSSAVAAHKKIFGADAVPGCYQDLALADLVILTGSNMAWTHPVVYQRLVAAKQARPAMKVVVIDPRETATCDLADLHLPLAAGTDGFLFTGLLAWCARQGLLDQAYIDAHTRGFAECLAAAAQACPDLASTAQQCGLPLETLRTFFAWFAESPRTVTVFSQGINQSDTGVDKACAIIHCHLATGRIGKPGAAPFSITGQPNAMGGREVGGLANQLAAHMGFEACARVARFWRTDRIARSPGFKAVDLFRAVGEGRIKVVWIMATNPVVSMPEADLVRAALAHCPTVIVSDCVADTDTLRLAHIRLPAAAWGEKDGTVTNSERRISRQRPFLPLPGEARPDWWIISEVARRMGFEAAFPYQSPAQIFREHAALSGYENDGRRAFDISALAQLTDQQYEQLLPVQWPLSGKGPFRPGASGTERLFADGHFFSPDGRAHCTPVTPRRPMARTTAEWPLLLNSGRLRDQWHTMTRTGRAARLLSHVSEPYIAVHPADLATAGVDDGELVQVESPLGQCLVAARASNEQTPGEVFMPIHWNDCFASAARVDALVAAICDEESGQPAFKQTPVRLQRYAARWQARVITAEPVQTPDSQYYWCRVPDGALVRWRMAGSRAVTLDWLKARCPTITDWAEMVDAARGHFRLLGYRHGRPVCFAALAPSLVTLDEDWLVQQLRASAPADALQLMAGQPGGARDTSPVVCSCHQVREAALEDAVRNGCHDVAALGQCTRAGTGCGSCLPEIKTLLARVRTGTPEEIAQC; this is encoded by the coding sequence ATGACGGCCATTCCGGTGCTCGGTGCACAGCGCGACACGACCTGTCCCTATTGTGGCGTCGGCTGCGGCGTCAGCATGCACCGTGAGGAGGACGGCTGGCGTGCCACGGGGCTGGCGCAGCATCCCGCCAATTTTGGCCGTCTGTGCGTGAAAGGCAGCGCACTGGGTGAAACGCTTGGCCTGCAGGAGCGGCTGCTGTCGCCGGAGATTGACGGCTGCCGTGTGGACTGGGATCGGGCGCTGGACACGGTCGCGGCCCGCCTGCGGGAAGCGATGCAGACGCATGGACCGGAATCCGTGGCGTTCTATGTCTCCGGCCAGTTGCTCACCGAGGATTACTACGTCGCCAATAAACTGATGAAAGGGTTTATCGGCGCGGCGAACATCGACACCAACTCGCGCCTGTGCATGTCCAGTGCCGTGGCCGCGCACAAGAAAATCTTTGGCGCCGATGCCGTGCCCGGTTGCTACCAGGACCTGGCGCTGGCCGACCTGGTGATCCTCACCGGCTCGAACATGGCCTGGACACATCCGGTGGTGTACCAGCGGCTGGTAGCCGCGAAGCAGGCGCGCCCCGCCATGAAAGTGGTGGTCATTGATCCGCGCGAAACGGCCACCTGCGACCTGGCCGATCTGCATCTGCCGCTGGCCGCCGGTACCGACGGTTTCCTGTTTACGGGCCTGCTTGCCTGGTGCGCGCGGCAAGGGCTGCTGGACCAGGCCTACATTGATGCGCACACGCGCGGTTTCGCAGAGTGTCTGGCTGCGGCGGCGCAGGCCTGTCCTGATCTGGCCAGCACTGCACAGCAGTGCGGATTGCCACTGGAAACACTGCGCACTTTCTTCGCATGGTTCGCTGAGTCGCCACGCACGGTGACGGTTTTTTCCCAGGGCATCAACCAGTCCGATACCGGTGTCGACAAGGCGTGCGCCATTATTCATTGCCATCTGGCCACCGGCCGCATTGGCAAACCCGGTGCCGCACCGTTTTCGATTACCGGCCAGCCGAATGCCATGGGCGGCCGCGAAGTGGGCGGGCTGGCAAACCAGTTGGCGGCGCACATGGGCTTCGAGGCGTGCGCACGGGTCGCGCGTTTCTGGCGCACCGACCGCATCGCCCGCAGCCCCGGATTCAAGGCAGTGGACCTGTTCCGTGCCGTGGGCGAGGGGCGTATCAAAGTGGTGTGGATCATGGCCACCAATCCGGTCGTGTCCATGCCGGAGGCGGACCTGGTGCGCGCCGCACTGGCGCATTGCCCGACGGTCATCGTGTCCGATTGCGTGGCCGATACCGACACGCTGCGGCTGGCGCATATCCGGCTGCCGGCGGCGGCGTGGGGCGAAAAGGACGGCACGGTGACCAATTCCGAGCGGCGTATTTCACGCCAGCGGCCGTTCCTGCCGTTGCCTGGCGAAGCAAGGCCGGACTGGTGGATCATCAGTGAAGTGGCGCGGCGAATGGGCTTCGAAGCGGCCTTCCCGTACCAGTCGCCGGCACAGATCTTTCGTGAACACGCGGCCTTGTCCGGCTATGAAAACGATGGCCGCCGCGCGTTCGACATCAGCGCGCTGGCGCAACTGACCGACCAGCAGTACGAACAGCTTTTACCTGTCCAGTGGCCGCTCAGCGGTAAAGGTCCGTTCAGGCCCGGTGCGTCTGGCACCGAGCGCCTGTTTGCTGACGGCCACTTTTTTTCTCCCGATGGCCGCGCGCACTGTACGCCGGTGACACCGCGCCGGCCCATGGCGCGTACTACCGCCGAATGGCCGCTGCTGCTGAACAGTGGCCGCCTGCGCGACCAGTGGCACACCATGACGCGCACGGGCCGGGCTGCCCGTCTGCTCAGCCACGTCAGCGAACCTTACATCGCGGTGCATCCCGCAGACCTGGCAACGGCCGGTGTGGATGACGGTGAACTGGTGCAGGTGGAAAGCCCGCTCGGGCAATGCCTGGTCGCCGCGCGTGCCAGCAATGAACAGACGCCGGGTGAAGTGTTCATGCCGATTCACTGGAACGACTGTTTTGCCAGCGCGGCCCGCGTTGATGCGCTGGTGGCGGCGATCTGCGATGAGGAATCCGGCCAGCCGGCGTTCAAGCAAACGCCGGTGCGGCTGCAGCGCTATGCCGCCCGGTGGCAGGCGCGTGTGATCACGGCAGAGCCGGTCCAGACACCCGACAGCCAGTATTACTGGTGCCGTGTGCCCGATGGTGCGCTGGTGCGCTGGCGCATGGCCGGCAGCCGTGCCGTCACGCTCGACTGGCTGAAAGCCCGTTGCCCGACCATCACCGACTGGGCCGAGATGGTGGACGCTGCGCGCGGGCATTTTCGTCTGCTGGGATATCGCCATGGCCGGCCCGTGTGTTTCGCCGCGCTGGCCCCGTCACTGGTCACGCTGGATGAAGACTGGCTGGTGCAGCAATTGCGTGCGTCAGCGCCGGCCGATGCACTGCAACTGATGGCGGGGCAACCCGGTGGGGCGCGTGACACCAGCCCTGTGGTCTGCAGCTGTCACCAGGTGCGTGAAGCGGCACTGGAAGACGCGGTGCGAAACGGTTGCCACGATGTGGCGGCACTGGGGCAATGCACACGCGCCGGCACCGGTTGCGGTTCCTGCCTGCCGGAAATCAAGACACTGCTGGCGCGCGTGCGCACCGGGACGCCTGAGGAGATCGCCCAATGTTGA
- the cobA gene encoding uroporphyrinogen-III C-methyltransferase, with amino-acid sequence MLSLFAPWDRGIDASRPRWFARWRSAARQGQVWLVGAGPGDPELITVRALRLLQQADVVVYDRLVAPALLAHCRRGVRRLYVGKRSGAHSVPQQEINALLVREAQAGRRVVRLKGGDPFVFGRGGEEMLALRAAGVPVSVVPGISAAHGCAAATGMPLTHRDLADGVTFITAHRRDGAADTDWAALAAQPSRTLVCYMGLSELARISQQLIQHGLPASTPAALICHGTTAAQRAVRCRLDTLADTAQQAAMASPCLLIIGQVVALGDPTQLCAIEQMATA; translated from the coding sequence ATGTTGAGTCTGTTTGCACCCTGGGATCGGGGCATTGATGCATCGCGTCCGCGCTGGTTCGCGCGCTGGCGCAGCGCGGCACGCCAGGGACAGGTGTGGCTGGTCGGCGCCGGCCCCGGTGATCCGGAACTGATCACAGTACGTGCCCTGCGCTTGTTGCAACAGGCGGACGTAGTGGTCTACGACCGGCTGGTGGCGCCGGCGTTGCTGGCGCACTGCCGGCGCGGTGTGCGCCGCCTTTATGTCGGCAAGCGCAGCGGCGCACACAGTGTGCCGCAGCAGGAGATCAATGCGTTGCTGGTGCGCGAAGCGCAGGCCGGCCGTCGCGTGGTACGGCTCAAGGGCGGTGACCCGTTTGTGTTCGGCCGCGGGGGCGAGGAAATGCTGGCGCTGCGCGCAGCGGGCGTGCCGGTGTCGGTGGTGCCCGGCATCAGCGCCGCGCACGGTTGTGCCGCCGCCACCGGCATGCCTTTGACGCATCGTGATCTGGCCGATGGCGTCACCTTCATCACCGCCCACCGCCGCGACGGTGCGGCCGACACCGACTGGGCGGCGCTGGCCGCCCAACCGTCGCGCACGCTGGTGTGCTACATGGGCCTGAGTGAACTGGCGCGGATCAGCCAGCAACTGATACAGCATGGTTTGCCGGCGTCGACGCCAGCGGCGTTGATTTGCCATGGCACCACGGCGGCGCAGCGCGCGGTACGCTGCCGTCTCGACACACTGGCCGACACCGCACAGCAGGCGGCCATGGCGTCACCCTGCCTGCTGATTATCGGGCAGGTAGTGGCGCTGGGTGACCCGACACAACTGTGCGCCATCGAGCAGATGGCCACGGCATAA